The proteins below come from a single Benincasa hispida cultivar B227 chromosome 4, ASM972705v1, whole genome shotgun sequence genomic window:
- the LOC120076479 gene encoding squalene monooxygenase SE1-like, which yields MVDHCAFGWILSALFAFVIALSFFLAPRRNRRVEGTHSTPRSDCLRSSSTTNGECRSIDGDADVIIVGAGVAGSALAHTLGKDGRRVHVIERDLTEPDRIVGELLQPGGYLKLIELGLQDCVEEIDAQKVYGYALFKDGKNTRLSYPLENFHSDVSGRSFHNGRFIQRMREKAASLPNVRLEQGTVTSLLEEKGTIKGVQYKSKNGEVKTAYAPLTIVCDGCFSNLRRSLCNPMVDVPSCFVGLVLENCQLPFANHGHVVLGDPSPILFYPISSTEIRCLVDVPGQKVPSISNGEMEKYLKTVVAPQVPREIHDAFVAAIEKGNIRTMPNRSMPAAPQPTPGALLMGDAFNMRHPLTGGGMTVALSDIVVLRNLLKPLKDLNDAPTLCKYLESFYTLRKPVASTINTLAGALYKVFCASPDQARKEMRQACFDYLSLGGIFSNGPVSLLSGLNPRPLSLVLHFFAVAIYGVGRLLLPFPSPKGIWIGARLIYSASGIIFPIIKAEGVRQMFFPATVPAYYRSPPVFKPMP from the exons ATGGTGGATCACTGCGCCTTCGGCTGGATCTTGTCCGCCCTCTTCGCCTTCGTCATTGCCCTCTCTTTCTTCCTCGCTCCCAGAAGGAATCGCCGAGTAGAAGGAACCCATTCCACGCCGAGGAGCGACTGTCTCAGAAGCTCTTCAACCACCAACGGAGAATGTAGATCCATCGACGGAGACGCCGACGTCATCATCGTCGGAGCTGGTGTTGCCGGTTCCGCCCTTGCTCACACTCTCGGCAAG GATGGTCGTCGAGTTCACGTGATTGAAAGAGACTTGACAGAGCCTGATAGAATCGTTGGTGAATTATTGCAGCCTGGGGGATACCTCAAATTGATTGAGTTAGGATTGCAAG ATTGCGTTGAAGAAATTGATGCACAGAAGGTGTATGGCTATGCCCTTTTTAAGGATGGAAAGAACACTCGACTTTCTTACCCACTGGAAAATTTTCACTCCGATGTATCTGGAAGAAGCTTCCACAATGGACGCTTCATACAGAGAATGAGGGAGAAGGCTGCTTCACTTCCCAA TGTGAGATTGGAGCAAGGGACAGTTACTTCGTTGCTTGAAGAAAAGGGAACGATCAAAGGCGTGCAGTATAAGTCCAAAAATGGTGAAGTAAAAACGGCATATGCTCCTCTAACCATTGTTTGTGATGGTTGCTTCTCAAATTTGCGCCGCTCTCTTTGCAACCCAATG GTTGATGTTCCATCTTGTTTTGTGGGATTGGTTCTGGAGAATTGCCAACTTCCTTTTGCAAATCATGGGCATGTTGTTCTCGGAGATccttctccaattttgttttatCCCATCAGCAGCACCGAGATCCGTTGTCTGGTTGATGTTCCTGGCCAGAAGGTTCCTTCTATATCAAATGGTGAAATGGAAAAGTATTTGAAGACCGTAGTAGCTCCTCAG GTTCCTCGGGAAATACATGATGCATTTGTAGCTGCTATTGAGAAGGGTAATATAAGGACAATGCCAAATAGAAGCATGCCTGCCGCTCCCCAGCCGACACCCGGTGCCTTACTAATGGGTGATGCATTCAACATGCGCCACCCTCTCACCGGTGGAGGAATGACAGTAGCTTTGTCTGATATTGTTGTGCTCAGGAACCTCCTGAAGCCACTGAAAGACTTGAATGATGCACCAACTCTCTGCAAGTATCTAGAATCCTTTTACACTCTGAGAAAG CCAGTGGCTTCTACAATCAACACATTGGCAGGGGCATTATACAAGGTCTTTTGTGCATCACCAGATCAAGCAAGGAAGGAAATGAGACAAGCTTGCTTTGATTATTTGAGCCTTGGAGGAATATTCTCAAATGGACCTGTCTCCTTGCTTTCGGGATTGAATCCTCGCCCATTGAGTCTTGTTCTCCATTTCTTTGCGGTGGCAATATATGGAGTTGGTCGCTTACTGCTTCCATTTCCTTCTCCGAAAGGCATCTGGATTGGAGCAAGATTGATCTAT AGCGCATCAGGAATCATATTTCCAATAATAAAGGCGGAAGGAGTTAGGCAGATGTTCTTCCCAGCAACTGTTCCTGCTTATTACAGGAGCCCACCAGTTTTTAAACCCATGCcatga
- the LOC120076612 gene encoding uncharacterized protein LOC120076612 isoform X1, which translates to MTDDNGKPDKGNQWQSPRTPHQEKAEDMKLWGILLFGLIGASATTLAVGQLRRTVDWVYTQLSRTQSSWGGGSGRSFRTSFQEEAWKRYNRRLQEEYEEEMERVERIRRMQNVFNRERNKYKRGYESWRENGPGAYHQHHQRDDWYWKAETFYREQSNTNNYRETPRDRPSYLLSHHYTVLGLNRCRKTPYTDAEIKTAFQSKAKQFHPDQNQDNKEAAEAKFKEVMTSYEAIKSERKNNSRA; encoded by the exons ATGACCGACGACAATGGAAAACCGGATAAGGGTAATCAATGGCAATCGCCAAGAACACCGCACCAAGAGAAAGCGGAGGACATGAAACTCTGGGGAATTCTTCTTTTCGGTCTGATCGGTGCCTCTGCTACCACTCTCGCC GTTGGTCAGCTGCGGAGAACTGTTGATTGGGTATATACTCAG TTGAGCAGGACACAATCATCATGGGGTGGAGGAAGTGGGCGTTCTTTCCGGACATCATTTCAGGAGGAAGCATGGAAAAGGTATAATCGTAGGCTGCAAGAGGAGTATGAAGAAGAAATGGAGAGGGTG GAGCGCATAAGACGCATGCAGAATGTTTTCAACAGAGAGAGGAACAAATACAAGAGAGGCTACGAAAGCTGGAGAGAAAATGGTCCTGGTGCGTATCATCAACATCACCAGCGAGATGATTGGTATTGGAAGGCCGAGACGTTCTACAGAGAGCAAAGTAACACTAATAATTACAGGGAAACTCCAAGAGACAGACCCAGTTACTTGTTATCTCATCATTATACAGTTTTGGGTCTCAACAG GTGTCGCAAAACACCTTATACAGATGCTGAGATTAAG ACAGCATTCCAATCCAAGGCGAAGCAGTTTCATCCAGATCAGAACCAGGATAATAAAG AAGCTGCTGAGGCCAAGTTCAAAGAGGTGATGACATCTTATGAGGCCATAAAGTCAGAAAGAAAGAACAACAGTAGAGCATAA
- the LOC120076612 gene encoding uncharacterized protein LOC120076612 isoform X2 — protein sequence MTDDNGKPDKGNQWQSPRTPHQEKAEDMKLWGILLFGLIGASATTLAVGQLRRTVDWVYTQLSRTQSSWGGGSGRSFRTSFQEEAWKRYNRRLQEEYEEEMERVERIRRMQNVFNRERNKYKRGYESWRENGPGAYHQHHQRDDWYWKAETFYREQSNTNNYRETPRDRPSYLLSHHYTVLGLNRQHSNPRRSSFIQIRTRIIKKLLRPSSKR from the exons ATGACCGACGACAATGGAAAACCGGATAAGGGTAATCAATGGCAATCGCCAAGAACACCGCACCAAGAGAAAGCGGAGGACATGAAACTCTGGGGAATTCTTCTTTTCGGTCTGATCGGTGCCTCTGCTACCACTCTCGCC GTTGGTCAGCTGCGGAGAACTGTTGATTGGGTATATACTCAG TTGAGCAGGACACAATCATCATGGGGTGGAGGAAGTGGGCGTTCTTTCCGGACATCATTTCAGGAGGAAGCATGGAAAAGGTATAATCGTAGGCTGCAAGAGGAGTATGAAGAAGAAATGGAGAGGGTG GAGCGCATAAGACGCATGCAGAATGTTTTCAACAGAGAGAGGAACAAATACAAGAGAGGCTACGAAAGCTGGAGAGAAAATGGTCCTGGTGCGTATCATCAACATCACCAGCGAGATGATTGGTATTGGAAGGCCGAGACGTTCTACAGAGAGCAAAGTAACACTAATAATTACAGGGAAACTCCAAGAGACAGACCCAGTTACTTGTTATCTCATCATTATACAGTTTTGGGTCTCAACAG ACAGCATTCCAATCCAAGGCGAAGCAGTTTCATCCAGATCAGAACCAGGATAATAAAG AAGCTGCTGAGGCCAAGTTCAAAGAGGTGA
- the LOC120076491 gene encoding 1-aminocyclopropane-1-carboxylate synthase CMA101-like: protein MMAMLSTKASHDSHGQDSSYFFGWQEYEKNPYHPTRNPTGIIQMGLAENKLCYDLLDEWMENNPDALGLKRNGVSVFRELALFQDYHGLPAFKKVLVESLAEIRGNKVKFDVNKLVLTAGATSANEILMFCLAEPGEAFLVPTPYYPGFDRDLKWRTGVQIIPIHCSSSNGFRITAAAMEEAMEQAQKLKLRVKGVLITNPSNPLGTTLSRNELNLVVDFATAKAIHIVSDEIYSATVFSSPDFRTIMDQRLQKSPIWDRIHVVYSLSKDLGLPGFRVGMIYSNDPQVVAAATKMSSFGLISSQTQYLVSQILGDAKFRGNYMEEMKTRILKRKAMLESGLRKAGIGCLKGNAGLFCWVDMRHLLKYPSFEEEMELWKRILCEVGLNVSPGSACHCSEPGWFRMCFANMSEHTLTVAMCRLKAFVDSTASSSLKGQRSPLLLIEGPQLSGNGVA from the exons ATGATGGCAATGTTGTCTACCAAAGCTAGCCATGATTCACATGGTCAAGATTCTTCCTACTTCTTCGGATGGCAAGAGTACGAGAAGAACCCTTATCACCCTACTCGAAATCCCACCGGAATTATCCAAATGGGTCTCGCCGAAAACAAG CTATGTTATGACCTATTGGATGAGTGGATGGAGAACAACCCAGATGCTTTGGGATTGAAAAGAAATGGAGTGTCTGTGTTTAGAGAATTGGCTCTATTTCAAGACTACCATGGCTTGCCTGCTTTTAAAAAG gtGTTAGTTGAATCGTTGGCGGAAATACGAGGAAACAAAGTGAAATTTGATGTGAATAAATTGGTTCTCACTGCTGGTGCAACTTCTGCAAATGAGATCCTAATGTTTTGTCTTGCCGAACCTGGTGAAGCTTTCCTTGTTCCCACTCCTTACTATCCTGG GTTTGACAGGGACCTAAAATGGCGAACAGGCGTACAAATAATTCCAATTCACTGTTCGAGTTCAAACGGTTTCCGAATCACAGCAGCGGCAATGGAGGAGGCCATGGAACAAGCCCAGAAGCTGAAATTAAGAGTGAAAGGGGTTTTAATAACGAACCCATCGAACCCGTTAGGCACCACATTGAGCCGGAACGAGCTGAATTTAGTAGTGGATTTCGCGACCGCCAAGGCAATCCACATCGTGAGCGACGAGATATATTCGGCCACAGTATTCTCGTCCCCAGATTTCCGAACCATCATGGACCAACGCCTACAAAAATCCCCAATTTGGGACCGAATCCACGTGGTGTACAGCCTATCCAAGGATCTAGGCCTACCTGGGTTCCGCGTAGGCATGATTTATTCAAACGACCCACAAGTAGTGGCTGCAGCTACCAAAATGTCTAGCTTCGGTTTAATTTCGTCTCAAACGCAATATTTGGTGTCACAAATTCTAGGGGACGCCAAATTCCGAGGGAATTACATGGAGGAAATGAAGACGAGGATCCTAAAGAGAAAAGCGATGCTGGAGTCGGGGCTCCGGAAAGCCGGAATCGGGTGTTTGAAAGGGAATGCGGGTCTGTTTTGTTGGGTGGATATGAGGCATCTTTTGAAGTACCCAAGTTTTGAAGAGGAAATGGAGCTTTGGAAGAGGATTTTGTGTGAGGTTGGGCTTAACGTCTCACCCGGTTCGGCTTGTCATTGCTCTGAACCCGGTTGGTTTAGAATGTGCTTTGCCAACATGTCGGAACACACTTTGACGGTGGCGATGTGTCGTCTTAAGGCCTTTGTGGACTCTACTGCCTCCTCCTCTCTCAAAGGCCAAAGAAGTCCGTTGTTGTTAATAGAAGGCCCTCAACTAAGTGGTAATGGTGTAGCCTAA